A DNA window from Oceanibaculum indicum P24 contains the following coding sequences:
- the yajC gene encoding preprotein translocase subunit YajC, with product MSLLPLVLIFVVFYFLLIRPQQKKVKAHKEMLSNIRRGDRVVTNGGIIGSVTRVNDDNELTLEIAEGVRVRAVRAMVADVLAKTEPAKAASDDDEDEEAPAEAPRKRTSRSRAKPAETKPAETKPAETGSTEAP from the coding sequence GTGTCGCTTCTCCCCCTGGTGCTGATCTTCGTCGTGTTCTACTTCCTGCTGATCCGTCCGCAGCAGAAGAAGGTGAAGGCGCACAAGGAAATGCTGTCGAACATCCGTCGCGGCGACCGTGTCGTCACCAATGGCGGCATCATCGGCAGCGTCACCCGCGTCAACGATGACAACGAACTCACGCTGGAGATCGCCGAGGGCGTGCGCGTCCGCGCCGTCCGCGCCATGGTCGCCGATGTGCTGGCCAAGACCGAGCCGGCCAAGGCCGCCAGCGACGATGACGAGGATGAGGAAGCCCCGGCCGAGGCGCCGCGCAAGCGCACCAGCCGCAGCCGCGCGAAGCCTGCCGAGACCAAGCCTGCTGAGACCAAGCCGGCCGAAACCGGCAGCACGGAAGCCCCGTAA
- the secD gene encoding protein translocase subunit SecD: MLHFPKWKIALVLVICLLGAAYATPNLLDRSVVEKAPSWMNFQQINLGLDLRGGSHLLLEVDLDTVVRERLESVVDLARTELRKERIGYTDLGVSGENVVFRLREAADADRAMALLRDADGDLTIEQSDGRIVATLRESALTARKQAAIEQSIEIVRRRIDETGTREPTIQRQGEDRILVQLPGVDDPERIKALLGQTAKMVFRLVDDRNSLGEAMAGRVPPGSALLPSDEVGADGRPAQMYLIERRVMVSGDTLVDAQPSFNNGEPVVSFRFDSVGAKRFADATAANVNRPFAIVLDDKVISAPVIREPILGGSGIISGNFTVQEAQDLALLLRAGALPAPLTVLEERTVGPGLGADSIAAGEAAALLGLVLVIVFMVLAYGLFGVIANIALLVNLVLIVAALSVLQATLTLPGIAGIVLTIGMAVDANVLVFERMREEAKNGRPPVSAIDAGYSRAISTIVDANLTTFIAALLLFIFGSGPIRGFAVTLSIGLVTSMFTAIMVTRLIVVLWLRRSRPKTLPI; this comes from the coding sequence ATGCTGCATTTCCCCAAGTGGAAGATCGCACTGGTCCTGGTGATCTGTCTCCTCGGTGCTGCTTATGCGACACCGAACCTGCTTGACCGTTCGGTTGTCGAGAAGGCGCCCAGCTGGATGAATTTCCAGCAAATCAATCTGGGCCTCGATCTGCGCGGCGGCTCGCACCTGCTGCTGGAGGTCGATCTCGACACGGTGGTCCGGGAACGGCTGGAGTCGGTGGTCGATCTGGCGCGCACCGAACTGCGCAAGGAGCGGATCGGCTATACCGATCTGGGCGTCTCCGGGGAAAATGTGGTCTTCCGGCTGCGGGAAGCGGCGGATGCCGACCGGGCCATGGCGTTGCTGCGCGATGCCGATGGCGATCTGACGATCGAGCAGAGCGACGGGCGCATCGTGGCGACCTTGCGGGAAAGCGCGCTGACGGCGCGCAAGCAGGCGGCCATCGAACAATCCATCGAGATCGTGCGCCGCCGCATCGACGAGACCGGAACGCGCGAGCCGACGATCCAGCGTCAGGGCGAGGACCGCATCCTGGTCCAGCTGCCGGGCGTGGACGATCCGGAACGCATCAAGGCGCTGCTCGGCCAGACCGCCAAGATGGTGTTCCGCCTGGTCGATGACCGCAACTCGCTGGGCGAGGCGATGGCCGGTCGCGTGCCGCCGGGTTCCGCCCTGCTGCCCTCGGACGAGGTCGGCGCCGATGGCCGTCCGGCACAGATGTATCTGATCGAACGCCGGGTGATGGTTAGTGGCGACACGCTGGTCGATGCGCAGCCCAGCTTCAACAATGGCGAGCCGGTCGTCTCCTTCCGCTTCGATTCGGTGGGCGCCAAGCGTTTCGCCGATGCCACGGCAGCCAATGTGAACCGTCCCTTCGCCATCGTGCTGGACGACAAGGTCATCAGCGCCCCGGTGATCCGCGAACCGATCCTCGGCGGCAGCGGCATCATCTCCGGCAATTTCACCGTGCAGGAAGCCCAGGACCTCGCGCTGCTGCTGCGCGCCGGTGCGCTGCCGGCCCCGCTGACGGTGCTGGAGGAACGCACGGTCGGCCCCGGCCTTGGTGCCGATTCGATTGCCGCCGGCGAAGCCGCCGCCCTGCTGGGCCTGGTGCTGGTCATCGTCTTTATGGTCCTGGCCTATGGCCTGTTCGGCGTGATCGCCAACATCGCGCTGCTGGTCAATCTGGTGCTGATCGTTGCCGCGCTGTCGGTCTTGCAGGCGACGCTGACGTTGCCCGGTATCGCCGGCATCGTGTTGACCATCGGTATGGCGGTCGATGCCAATGTGCTGGTGTTCGAGCGCATGCGCGAGGAGGCCAAGAACGGCCGCCCGCCGGTATCGGCCATCGATGCCGGCTACAGCCGGGCGATCTCCACCATCGTTGACGCGAATCTCACGACCTTCATCGCGGCGCTGCTGCTGTTCATCTTCGGGTCCGGCCCGATCCGCGGCTTTGCCGTCACCCTGTCGATTGGCCTCGTCACCTCCATGTTCACGGCGATCATGGTGACGCGCCTCATCGTCGTGCTCTGGCTGCGCCGGTCGCGGCCAAAGACGCTGCCGATCTGA
- the secF gene encoding protein translocase subunit SecF, with product MRFMKFLAGTPHVPFLRFKGLCFALSALLMLGSLVSLATQGLNFGIDFRGGILMEVRTPQPANLSEMRSTLGQLGLGEVSLQEFGAETDVLIRIQQQDGGEAGQQAAIEAVRGALGDDVNYRRVEFVGPKVGAELIQDGILAVLIALGAILMYIWFRFEWQFGVGGVLTLIHDVLITIGLFSVLQLEFNLSTVAAILTIAGYSINDTVVVYDRIRENLRKYKKLDISALCDLSLNDTLARTLLTSGTTILALVALFSFGGPVVRDFSGALIFGILIGTYSSIFIATPVLTYMNLRRDSDNASEDAGKATTAG from the coding sequence ATGCGATTCATGAAATTCCTCGCCGGCACACCGCATGTTCCCTTCCTGCGCTTCAAGGGACTGTGCTTCGCACTATCCGCGTTGCTGATGCTCGGTTCGCTGGTGTCGCTGGCGACCCAGGGGCTGAATTTCGGCATCGATTTCCGCGGCGGCATCCTGATGGAAGTCCGCACGCCACAGCCGGCAAACCTGTCCGAAATGCGCTCCACCCTCGGCCAGCTCGGGCTGGGTGAGGTGTCCTTGCAGGAATTTGGCGCCGAAACGGACGTGCTCATCCGCATCCAGCAGCAGGATGGCGGGGAGGCGGGCCAGCAGGCCGCTATCGAGGCGGTGCGGGGAGCGCTGGGCGACGATGTGAACTACCGGCGTGTCGAGTTTGTCGGCCCCAAGGTTGGCGCCGAGTTGATTCAGGACGGTATCCTGGCGGTGCTGATCGCGCTGGGCGCTATCCTGATGTATATCTGGTTCCGCTTCGAATGGCAGTTCGGCGTCGGCGGCGTGCTGACGCTGATCCATGACGTGCTGATCACCATCGGCCTGTTCTCCGTACTGCAGCTGGAGTTCAACCTGTCCACGGTGGCGGCGATCCTGACCATCGCCGGCTATTCGATCAACGATACCGTCGTGGTCTATGACCGCATCCGCGAGAATCTGCGCAAGTACAAAAAGCTCGATATCAGCGCGCTGTGTGACCTCAGCCTGAACGACACGCTGGCCCGCACGCTGTTGACCAGCGGCACCACGATCCTGGCCCTGGTCGCTCTGTTCTCCTTCGGTGGACCGGTCGTCCGCGATTTCAGCGGCGCGCTGATCTTCGGCATCCTGATCGGTACCTATTCCTCGATCTTCATCGCCACGCCGGTGCTGACCTACATGAATCTCCGCCGCGACAGCGACAATGCGTCGGAGGATGCCGGCAAGGCGACCACGGCCGGCTGA